The window GTTAAGACAGGAACTTTGGCAACCATAGCCTGTGTCTCTGTCATCTGGTATTTGCCGCCGTGGGGCATGAATACTGAACCTGCGCCGATAGAGCCGTCAAACATTTCCACAAGGCCCTTCTGGGAGCATACATTCAGATCGCCCAGTATGGACAGCCATTTCTCTCTTATGTCTCCAATCTCCCGGACGGCAAAAAGGCTTCCCTCCCTGTCCGGTATCTCTACTTCTACAGAAGTCTCCTGATGGGCCCCGTTGGTATCTAAAAAGGCCCGGGAAATATTCACAATTTCCTTTCCCCGCCACACAAGCACCAGCCTGGGAGACTCTGTCACAACTGCCACCTCCACGGCCTCTAAGTTTTCCTCTTTCGCATATGCCATAAAGCCGGCAACATCTTTGGGATCCACTACAACTGCCATCCTCTCCTGTGACTCAGAAATAGCGATCTCTGTCCCGTCAAGGCCGGCATACTTTTTAGGCACCTTATCTAAATCCACCCGCAGGCCGGCAGCCAGCTCGCCAATGGCAACCGATACGCCGCCTGCCCCAAAGTCGTTGCACTTTTTAATCAGCCTGCTTACTTCCTCCCGCCTGAATAGGCGCTGGATCTTACGTTCTGTAGGAGGATTCCCTTTCTGCACCTCTGCACCGCAAGTCTCTATGGATTCCTCAGTGTGTACTTTAGATGAGCCTGTGGCGCCGCCGCATCCATCCCGGCCTGTGCGTCCTCCCAGAAGGATAATGATGTCCCCGGGGTCAGAAGTTTCACGGATCACGGCCCGCCTGGGAGCTGCACCTAAGACGGCGCCTATCTCCATGCGTTTCGCCACATAATCAGGATGGTATATCTCCTTCACGGCCCCTGTAGCCAACCCAATCTGATTGCCATAGGAACTATAGCCGGCTGCCGCACCGCGAACCAGCTTTTTCTGGGGCAGCTTTCCTTTCATCGTCTCCCTCACAGGGACAGTGGGATCTGCCGCACCTGTCACCCGCATTGCCTGATAGACGTAAGTACGCCCGGAGAGAGGATCCCGGATTGCCCCGCCCAGGCAAGTAGCCGCGCCGCCAAAGGGTTCAATCTCAGTAGGATGGTTATGGGTCTCATTCTTAAAATTAATCAGCCACTCCTCTGTCACTTCATCCACCTGAATAGGGACCACAATACTGCAGGCATTGATCTCCTCTGATTCTTCCTGATCCTGGAGTTTCCCTTCCTTTTTCAGTTTCCGCATAGCCATAAGTGCCAGATCCATCAGGCAGATAAACTTATCCTTTCTGCCTGCAAAAATTTCACTGTGGTCTTTCAGATACTGCCTGTACGTATTTTCGATTGGGACTTTATAATCTCCCTCGCCAAATGTAACATCTTTTAATTCAGTGGAGAATGTGGTGTGGCGGCAGTGATCTGACCAATATGTGTCAAGGACACGGATCTCCGTCATTGTGGGATCCCTGTGTTCTTCTCCTCTATAATAATTCTGGATATGAAGAAAATCTCTGAAAGTCATGGCAAGGCCCAGGGAATCATACAGCTCCTCTAACTCCCTTTCAGACATCTCCCTGAATTTCTCGAATATAGGGATATCCGCAGGCTCTTCAAACTCTGTCACCAACGTATCTGGCTTTTCCATGCCAGTCTCCCTGGAATCTACAGGATTGATACAGTGGCTTTTGACAGCCTCCTGCTCGGCCTCTGTCAGTCCCCCCTCTATCACATAGGTAACAGCCGTTTTTATGACAGGCTTTTCATCCTCCTTTATAAACTGCACACACTGTTCAGCAGAATCTGCCCTCTGGTCAAATTGGCCTGGGAGGTATTCTACGGAGAATATATAGTCCCCCTCCCCTGACGGGAAATTCTCTCTGTAGAGTATATCCACCGGCGGCTCTGCAAACACACCAGCGCAGGCCTTCTCAAAAGTAGCTTCTGAAATACCCTCCACATCGTAACGGATCAGCATCCTCACATTTGAAATGCCTGAAATACCAAGGTAATGCTGAATCTCATGGCAAAGTTCCCTCGCCTGGACAGCAAATTCTGGCTTCTTCTCCACATAAACACGCTTTACACTACTCATAATTGGTCTCCTTTACATTTTATTCCCGCAGGACAGCATACCAAACAGATATTCCCCCAAGGACACTTTATGGTATGCCTGCACGTATCACTTGGATGCTTCTGCGTATATGTTCTCACTTTCTTATATCATCCTACCATATTCCCAATCATTAGTATAATTAATATACCTTAAGTTACTCATTAGTTTTTTTAATATTTGTTTTCCTTCTCCAAACCACACTTACAGCCAGCAACACAGCCAGCCCCACTCCAAAGATGGCTCCGATCCTGGCCACCATATCAGCAAACAGCCCTTCAGGCAGCATCCGGATCATATAATCCTGCGCAGGGTCAAAAATCCACAGATCATTGGTAAAGAAAATCTCATGGAATTTTGTAAAGGCAGCTGTAAAGTCTCTGGAAAAAGCAAATGCCAGCAGCACGCCCGCCACTGCTGTCAGGGCCACCGCCGCCTGGAAGGCCCTGGGTATTACATATTTCCAATCCATTCTGCAGCCTGCCAGGGCCAAAAGGCAGATAAGCAGAACCACAAAGGCCCCCACCCTGAGCTTCAGGCCCCCCAGGAAAAGCGCCTGCACATCTGCCATATGCAGCCTGTCCTGCTCATTAAAAAAATCTTGTTCTTTTCCCTCCACAGTCGTGATTACCTCTAAAGCCTCCCGGTCCCCTTTCAGATAGGCCATCATCTCGTGGGTGACGTACATCACATCCTCCATATTCATATCCAGTTCCGAGAGCACCCCATACTTTTCATATTCTTTTTGATAAAACCCGAAGTCGGCATACATAGCTGCCTGAAAACTTGTAATCAGAAGGATCACAACCACCGAAAGGGATAAAAGTATCCCGAATACCCACTGCAATTTTTTCATATTTGTCCCCTCTCTTCCAAACACAAAACCACCCGTGTTTAAAAGAGGCAAATCAACATAAAAAATGATCTGCTTACTTTTCCTTTCTTTCCTTAATCCAAATCCCCGTTTCCATATATTCCCGTGCGGTCCGTAAAAAAGTCGGATGGCCTTTAGAACGCAAGATGGGAATAGTTTTATTCTACCATAAACCTGATTGTAATTCATCTTTAATTGCTTTATAATACAAACATCACTTTTTAAGGGGACAATCATGGATATAAACTATGAATTATATAAAGTATTTTATCATGTAGCCGCAACCTTGAGTTTTTCGGAAGCATCCAAACGGCTTTTTATTTCACAGTCAGCAGTCAGCCAGTCTATCAAAACACTGGAACGGAAACTGGACCAGGTTCTTTTTATACGGAGCACCAAAAGAGTCCAGCTTACGCCAGAGGGCGAAATTTTGCTGCGCCACATCGAGCCTGCCATGGATCTCATAAAACGAGGTGAAAGCCAGCTCCTGGATGCCTCCTCAACAGGAGGCCAGATCCGCATCGGGGCCAGCGATACTATCTGCCGTTATTTCCTGGTCCCTTATCTCGGGAGGTTCCATAAGGCCTTTCCAAATGCACATATAAAGGTAATTAACCAGACCTCTATCAAATGTGTAGAGCTGCTGGAAACCGGGCAGGTAGATTTAATCGTGGTCAATTATCCGAATAACTATCTGAGCAATGTTTCTTCTATAAAGAAAATTAAAACCTTCCGGGACGTCTTTATCGCCAACCATACTTTCCAGGCACTTAAGAATAAAAAGCTGACATATAAGCAGCTCTCCCAATATCCCATCCTCATGCTGGACCGCCACAGTACGACAAGCGAGTTCCTGCACCGCCTCTTTCAGCAGCACCAGCTTGATCTTGTCCCCGAGATAGAGCTTACAAGCAATGACCTGCTCATTGATATGGCCCGGATAGGGCTTGGGATTGCATTTATTCCTGACTACTGCCTCCTTGACAGTCCCAAAGACTTATTCATTGTCGAAACACAGGAGGAACTTCCTGCCCGGGATCTAGTAATTGCCTGTAATGAGCATATTCCCCTTTCCAGGACTGCTGCAGAATTTTTAAATTATTTTTAATCTTCTTACTAAAATCTGGGGCCAGTATATTTCCAGGATGGATATCATATAGGAAGCTCTCCTGCGCTGGATTCATCCCAGAATTCTTCCAGTTGGCCCCTCAGTGTCTCCAGCTGGCAGACCTTGTATCCACTCCATTCCCTGGGAAAAATCTCCTGGTACTGCCTGCCCATAAAACGTTCATCCAGGAGTACAATAATCCCTCTGTCATACTCTGTCCTGATGACCCGCCCCGCAGACTGCAGCACTTTGTTCATCCCCGGATAGAGATAGGCATAGTCAAATCCCTTCATCCCTCTGCTGTCAAAGTACTGTTTCACTATCTCCCGGTCATTACAGACTTGTGGAAGTCCGGTGCCCGCAATCACGGCTCCGATCAGCCGGTCCTTTGCCAAGTCAATGCCCTCTGAAAAAACGCCTCCCATGACACAGAACCCTACCAGGCTGTTTTGGCGCTCCTCCTCAAAATTCTCCAGAAATATCTCCCTGGCTTCCTCATTCATATACTGGGACTGGACTATACATTCTATGTCCCCTACATCCCCGGCAGCCTTCTGAAAATATTCATATACATCCTCCATAAGACGGTAGGAGGGAAAGAAAACCATATAGTTCCCTTTCCTGGCTTCCACAACTAAAAGAATATATCTGGAAAACTTTTCATACATGGTGCGCCCCCGCCTGGTATACTTAGTACTGACATCATTTCCCAACAAAAGCAGCCGGTTTTGGGCCGGAAATGAAGATTTCGCATATACGGCATAATCATCGTCCTGTGCACTGAGCAGATTTTTATAATAGTGGATAGGCAGCAGCGTGGCAGAAAAAAATATGGTGCTGTTCCCCTGATCTAAGTAAGACTTTAAGTTCACCGACGGATTCACGCAGAGAAGCCGCACTTTAAACCTCCCATCTCCCTCCAGCTCTGTATAAACCATATAATTTTCGTCCAGAATATCGTGGATATTCAAAAAATCCCGCACCCCAAAATAAAACCCAAGCACTGCCTCCCTCTTCTCCTCATCCTGCACTTCCTCCAAATATTCTTCGGTTTTTGACATAACATTAATTAATTTTAAGGCCACATGGGACACACTGTCTAAAACCTGGTAATTCTCACATTCCCTTTTCAGGGAGAGGAGCTGCTTATTGCATTCTTCAAGGCATTTCGCCAGGCCGGGGGAATCGGATCTGACAAGCCGCTTTATCTCCAGCACATCTTCTTTATATAGAGAGGCACTGTACATCTGCCTTCCCCGCTCTACCAGATTATGGGCCTCGTCAATCAGGAACAAGTACTCTCCCCTGCCTCCTTCAGAGAAAAATCTTCTCAAATGTGCATTTGGGTCAAATACATAATTATAATCACAGATAACGGCATCCGACCAGAGGGCCACGTCCAGCGCCATCTCGTAAGGGCAGACCTGGTATTTCCTGGCCTGCTTTACTAATGCCTCCCGGCCCATGTCATCCGTGTGGGTGATCATGTCAAAGACAGCTTCATTGACCCTGTCATAATGCCCTTTCGCAAAGGGGCAGCTATCCGGGTTACATAGCGTCTCTTCTAAAAAGCAGATCTTTTCCTTAGCCGTCAGGGTAATGACTTTGAAACAGAGTTTCTGCTTCTTCAGAATCTGGAATGCCTGCTCTGCCACTGTCCTCGTAATTGTCCTGGCAGTCAGATAAAAGAGTCCCTCCCCTAAACCTTCCCCCACGGCCCTCACCGCGGGAAAAAGGGTTGCCATGGTTTTGCCCGCACCAGTTGGAGCCTGGATAAAAAGTTTCTTCTTTCTGAGGATTGTCTTATAAACAGAGGCAACCAGCTCCCTCTGCCCCTCTCTATATTCAAAAGGGAACTGTACTTCTCTGATAGATGCATCCCTCTTCTTCCGCCACTGGATCTGAAAACGGGCCCATTTTTCATAACTATTTATGAGGGATACAAACCACTCTTTTAACTCTCCATAGGACAACTTAAAGAGGAATCTTTTCAACTCCTCAGTCTCCATCTGGCAGTATGTCATCTGGACATTGATTTCTTTCAGGCCATTTTGTTCTGCATAGATATAAGCATAACATTTGGCCTGTGCAAGATGAACCGCATTAGGTTCCTCCATATGCTCCAGTCCCCGAAGGGTCCCTTTAATTTCATCAATTGTGGTGCCTTCTTCATCTTCTATGACGCCATCTGCCCTTCCCTCCACCTGGATAATAAATTCACTGCATGGCATCTGAATCTTCATAAAAACTTCAGCACAATAAGCAGAACCCATCCGCCTCTGGATCCTGCGGTGAATTCTGCTCCCCTGGTGCATGGCATCCATATCCATGGCACCCGCCCTTCTGTTGTCTATATCCCCACTTTGGAGGATAAATTCTACCAGATTCCTGACAGATATCCGTATTACTTCTTTTTCTTCCATATGTGTCATTATACCCTGGCAGCCGGAAAAACGCCACTCTTAAATTAACACTGTGAACTGGATATAATTCTCCCCTTCAATCTCCTCCTGGCCTACGGTAATTTCCCCACCGGCCTTCTCAGCAAGGGATTTTGCCCTGTACAGTCCCAGTCCCCTCCCCTGGAAGCCATGATCCTTGGTAGAATAGCCTTTTTCAAAGAAGCGCCCAATCTCCTCAAAAGAAACTCTGCTATGCCTGTTCAGTATCTGAAAATACAGATGGTCCTGCCTAGAATCCAGAATCATGCGTACTTTACCCCGGCCCGCCAAAGTCTGGGACATATCCCCGCTGCTGTCCAGACAAGCCTCATATGCATTGTCCACCAGCACTCCCACAATCTCTATCAGGCTGTGCTCGGAAACTCTGGATATAATCTCCCTATTTAAAACCTGGATCTGTGTGTCTGCCTGCTCCCCCATGCCCACGATCTTACTGTACAAAAAGCCGGCCAGTACTTTGTCGCTGATCCTCAGCAGCGGCAGATACTGATTCATGCCTTCGTGCCGGACTTCCCTGATATATGCAGACTGCTGTCTGACCAGCCCTTCATAAGAATCTACAGTCAGATGCATGTTCAATATAGCATTGAGATGGTTATCGAACTCATGCTGTTTTGCACGTATTTCTTTAACCAACTCCTCAAGAGGATGGATATAGAGCCGGTACATTTTCAGCTCGTTCTCCTGCTCCTTTATAATATCGCTGTTCACCTTCCAGTCAATTGTGCCCCATATGATGACTGCCAGAAACAACAGAAACACAATCATCATCTTCACATCCAGAGTCCCGCTGACTTTCAGGTCAATGGCTAGATATACAGCTATCACAAGAGACAGGAAACAAAAGATCCTGTACAATGCCCTCCTGACCGATTTATCCATTCAAAAGCCTCCTGACCTCCCCTTTATAAGTAACGCCAATATCAATCTTCTCCTCATACCCCTCTGCCTGTATCATCTGGTTTACCATGTCATAATATATTACATAATTTTTATTGATTACATACATTCTATGGCATTGAAAAAATTCCTGCTTTGGCAGCCTGTCCAGCAGCTGCCGTATAGACAAATAAGGCACATTCATCTGCTCCTGGCGCATGCAGATGCATACGCCCCGGGGAATAGCCCGTATAAATACAATGTCCTCACAGAATATTTTATAGTTAATACCATCTTTTTTCACAACAATGTACGGTTTCTCCTCCGCCCTGGCATGGGCAAGCACCTTTCTTGTGACTGCCTCCACTTCCCCGGCCTCATAAGGCTTCAGTATATATTGGTAACAATGAACTTTCCTATAGGCATCCATTTCCAGTGAGGCAACAGAAGTCAGCATCACAATAGGAGTAAATTCATACTCATCAATACGGCGCACCTCCTCAGCAAATACCAGTCCTGATGCATCCTCTGCCTGACATATATTCAGGTTTACATCCAGTAAAAACAAGTCGAAAGTAGTCGTGCCATTTAAAAGCAGCCTGGCTTCTGCCAGGCTTTCCGCTTCTTTCACCGCCACATGGCCGGATATGGCACAGAGCATACTTACCAGCGCTTCTCTGCTGGCCCTGTCATCTTCCAATACTAATATTTCTGCCATAATCTGCTCCATCTGCCTGCCAATGCTTGGCATTTTCTTTCTTATTCGTGGGTTTCATGACGGGCAACTTCTGCAATCGTCTTGGTCAGTCCGGCAATTGACTGAAGCTCGGACGGGATGATGATCTTCGTGGCCTTGCCGTCAGCCGCCTTTGCAAATGCCTCAAGGCTCTTGATTGTGAGCACTGCCTCATCCGCGCCGGCCTCCTTGATAAACTCAATACCCTCGGCGGTTGCCCTCTGTACAGACCGTATGGCCTCCGCCTGTCCTTCAGCTTCCTTAATCCGTCTCTGTTTCTCGGCCTCTGCCTTTAAAATGGCTGCCTGTTTGGATGCCTCGGCTTCCAGGATTACAGACTCTTTCTCGCCTTCTGCAACAAGGATGGTAGACTTTTTCTCACCCTCTGCCCTCAAAATTGCCTCTCTTCGTTCCCGCTCTGCTTTCATCTGTTTCTCCATAGCATCCTGAATGGCTTTTGGAGGCATAATATTTTTCAGCTCCACACGGTTCACCTTGATTCCCCAGGGATCTGTTGCAATATCAAGGGAAGTCCTCATCTTAGAGTTGATGGTCTCCCTGGATGTAAGGGTCTCATCTAATTCCAGGTCACCAATAATATTACGCAGCGTCGTAGCCGTCAGATTCTCAATAGCAGAAAGGGGGCGTTCCACGCCATATGCATACTGCTTTGGGTCTGTTATCTGGAAAAATACAACTGTGTCAATCTGCATGGTTACATTGTCCTTAGTGATCACTGCCTGTGGCTCAAAATCTACAACCTGCTCCTTCAATGACACCTTTTTGGCAACCTTGTCAATCAGCGGAATCTTAAAGTGCAGTCCCACACCCCAGGTGTCCTTATACCCACCAAGCCTCTCCAGTATATATGCATGTGCCTGTGGCACGATCCTGATATTTGAAACTAGGATCAAAAGTATAATTATCAAAAGCGTAAACCCTATCCAAAGTCCCATTTTTATTCCTCCTCATACTTCTTTACTATCAGCTTTACACCGGATATACTGACTACCTTTGCCAGCGCTCCCGGCTCCAATGTCTCCTCATCACTTTCGGCCCTTGCCGTCCATTCCAGTCCGTTGACAACCGCCGTCCCTGTCTGGGCCAGATTATCCACTGTCTCTGTAACCCTGACGACCTTACCGATCACCCCCTCATAATTCGTCTTCTCATGGTGGGAGTTTATGTATTTTACCGCAAAAGGCCGGGTAAAAAACAACAGTAAGAATGAGACTATAAAAAATGCTCCTATCTGCCATACAAGGTTCAGCCCTGCAATGTTCAAAAGCAATGCCGCCAGTGCACCGCCAGCCAGCCAGACCGATGTCAGCCCGACTGTAATAATTTCAACGACCAGAAAAACAATCAGCAGTCCAAGCCATACAAAAGCTTCTCTCTCCATTTTTCTCCCTTCTCTCGATTTTAATTTCACCAGGTGCACCTTGCAGAAACAATGTCTGCCAATGCAGGGGGCCCGGGTGGCTTTTAAGCCAACAAAGGGGCGTCCTTTGCCTCCGTCTGCCGCCTCCCCCCCTCTGATGATATTTATATGTTAATCTGGTTTTGCTTATTATACAATACTTTTTGCGTGAATGCAGCGTTTTCCTGCTTCAGTGAAATCCCGGGCCCTATAGACTGCCGGCAAGCCGTAAATTCTGTCATATCCTCCCTGAAACGAATGGGGAGATGGGACCTTTGGAGGGCAGGGTTCTCTCTCTCCTGAATGGAAATGGCACTTAAGAACCCTTTCCACATACGTTCAAACTCACATTCCTTCTCAGATACTTTTTCTGCTGCGTTTACATCTAATTCCCCGCCAGTGATCAATATCCATCCTTTTTTGGCCTGGTGGACAAGGAACATCCTGTGTGTTTTATCATATATCATCCAATTCTCCAAAGGCAGCCTGTCAGCGAAATGGTCTGCTATACATGTCAGTACCTGTCCCTTGGGAGTAATCTCTGACAGCAGGACTCTATTCTCAAGCTCTCTGAACCTGATGAATTCAGTAAATAGATGGGCCTCATTTATCACACTGCGGCTAAGCTCAAATACTTTCGCCACATGGGGGTTGCTTAAATGCTCCATAATCCTGCGGCTGTTATGGATCTTCCTTGATGCAAGCATGGCCTGGTATACTGCATCCGCCTTCATGGCATCATCAGCCAGGAGCGCGTGATAAATATCTTTGTATACGCCGCTGCCAAGATTCTTCTTAATCAGGCGTTCCACTGCAGAGGATTTCCGCCCCTCTTCCCGCACCTCATGGTATTCGCAGAATAGTTGGGGCGCTGCCATGCCGCTCAGTGCAATCCCAGCATCGCCGTCCCTGTTTTCCTTCCATGCATCATAAATCGCTGAAAAAATCCCTGTCACTGTATCACTGCAGATATAGATCTGTCTCATAGTGTTCCTTCTTTCATCCAATTATATTCTTCACCTGTCCTTCCCGGAAATTCACATCGTCAAACAGGGACAGCTGCCTGTATGTCATGCCTGCCACAGAATCAGGCAGCCTCTCCTTTGTATTCAGCAGGTTCCTCAGTATGTAGTCCTCCTCTAATTTTGTCCGGTACATCATCCTTCCGCCACATGTCAGGAAATACAGGGCACGTTTGAGCACAACTCCCATTTTCTTCAAATCCTCGAATTTAAGCGCCCCCATCCTTCGCGCCTTTACAATCCGTAAGGCCGACTTATATCCAATCCCCGGCACCCGCAGCAATGTATTATAATCTGCCTGATTCACCTCCACCGGAAAAAATTCCAGATGCTTCAAGGCCCAGTCACACTTCGGGTCAAGAAATATATTAAAATTGGGGTTCTCCTCATCCAAAAGTTCCCTGGCCTCAAATCTATAATACCTAAGAAGCCAGTCCGCCTGGTACAGCCTGTGCTCACGCAGAAGCGGGGGCCCCTCATCCCTCCTGGCAGGGAGCGCTGAATCGTCATTCACAGCTATAAAGGCAGAATAGAATACACGTTTTAATTCAAATTTCCTGTAAAGAGATTCTGCTACATTAAGTATCTGAAAATCTGTCTCTAAGGTAGCGCCGATAATCATCTGGGTACTCTGGCCCGCCGGGACAAACCTGGGCGCCTTTTTATAAAGCATGATTTCTTTCTTATTGTCATTGTGCTTCTGCTGTACAAGCCTCATGGGGGACAGGATATTCTTCCTGCTCTTGTGGGGCGCTAAAAGCCGCAGGCCCTCTGCCGTGGGAAGTTCCAGGTTCACGCTCATCCTATCTGCCAAAAACCCTACCCTCTCAACCATATCCTGGGCAGCCCCGGGAATCGCCTTCACATGGATATATCCCTGAAAGTTATGCTCATGGCGCAGCTTATACAGCGCCGCATATATCAATTCCATTGTATAGTCAGGACTTTTCAAAACCCCTGAGCTTAGAAACAGTCCTTCTATATAATTCCGTCTGTAAAACTCCATTGTCAGCGTACAGATCTCATCCGGAGTAAAGGAAGTCCTCGCCACGTCATTGGAGGATCTGTTGATACAGTATTTACAGTCAAAAATGCATTCATTCGTAAACAAAATCTTCAGCAGGGAAATACACCTTCCATCTGCAGAAAAGCTATGGCATATCCCTGCCTTATGGCAGTTCCCCATGCCAGTGCCATCGCCCTGCCTGTCCACGCCGCTTGAAGTACATGCCACATCGTATTTTGCCGCATCACTTAGGATCTGCAGTTTATCATAAATTGACATCTGTTCGTGAATGACTCCAGACATCCTATCTACACTTCCTTTCTTCCGGTTCCAGGAGTCCCCCTCCCGCCCTTTCCTTTCAGAACATATGTTCTACATTATGATACCACATTTTTTTATCCAAATCAAGGGCTATCCAGACTGATCCCAAGATTTATTCCACAGGCAACAAGCCAAGGAGACATACCTGCATGTCCCCTTGGCAGCTGCCGCCAGGGTCTAATACTATGATGCTTGCACCGCTGCTAGTTTGACGCTCCATCTCCTTGCATTGGGATCTTTGCCCCGTCTATT of the Luxibacter massiliensis genome contains:
- a CDS encoding NfeD family protein — its product is MEREAFVWLGLLIVFLVVEIITVGLTSVWLAGGALAALLLNIAGLNLVWQIGAFFIVSFLLLFFTRPFAVKYINSHHEKTNYEGVIGKVVRVTETVDNLAQTGTAVVNGLEWTARAESDEETLEPGALAKVVSISGVKLIVKKYEEE
- a CDS encoding putative DNA modification/repair radical SAM protein; its protein translation is MSGVIHEQMSIYDKLQILSDAAKYDVACTSSGVDRQGDGTGMGNCHKAGICHSFSADGRCISLLKILFTNECIFDCKYCINRSSNDVARTSFTPDEICTLTMEFYRRNYIEGLFLSSGVLKSPDYTMELIYAALYKLRHEHNFQGYIHVKAIPGAAQDMVERVGFLADRMSVNLELPTAEGLRLLAPHKSRKNILSPMRLVQQKHNDNKKEIMLYKKAPRFVPAGQSTQMIIGATLETDFQILNVAESLYRKFELKRVFYSAFIAVNDDSALPARRDEGPPLLREHRLYQADWLLRYYRFEARELLDEENPNFNIFLDPKCDWALKHLEFFPVEVNQADYNTLLRVPGIGYKSALRIVKARRMGALKFEDLKKMGVVLKRALYFLTCGGRMMYRTKLEEDYILRNLLNTKERLPDSVAGMTYRQLSLFDDVNFREGQVKNIIG
- a CDS encoding TIGR03915 family putative DNA repair protein, coding for MRQIYICSDTVTGIFSAIYDAWKENRDGDAGIALSGMAAPQLFCEYHEVREEGRKSSAVERLIKKNLGSGVYKDIYHALLADDAMKADAVYQAMLASRKIHNSRRIMEHLSNPHVAKVFELSRSVINEAHLFTEFIRFRELENRVLLSEITPKGQVLTCIADHFADRLPLENWMIYDKTHRMFLVHQAKKGWILITGGELDVNAAEKVSEKECEFERMWKGFLSAISIQERENPALQRSHLPIRFREDMTEFTACRQSIGPGISLKQENAAFTQKVLYNKQNQINI